One segment of Natronosalvus halobius DNA contains the following:
- a CDS encoding DUF7504 family protein, which translates to MGRSPPTALDQYDPGSSVLVVSPSMDASEIVTTVEGIRSPDPTGETDDERPTVVVSRDHTAEAILNAWRSRIGDFPSQFSIVSIGEVTRSVAASSSSMELPQAHILTVGTEDVTGIGIAIGDALSRWDESEGEAEDGDEVKAGGEGGYSNSKSNSKSNSKSNSNSSSNPNSNSNSNQHPILWFESLTPLLERKGLEMTFRFLHVTLEEIRRADAVAYVHVDSSVQDRETITTLSHLFDDVVELES; encoded by the coding sequence ATGGGACGTTCTCCTCCGACAGCGCTCGATCAGTACGACCCGGGCTCGAGCGTACTGGTCGTCAGCCCCTCCATGGACGCGTCCGAAATCGTCACCACCGTCGAGGGCATCCGTTCTCCTGATCCAACCGGCGAGACCGACGACGAACGGCCGACGGTCGTCGTCTCGCGCGACCACACGGCCGAGGCGATCCTGAACGCCTGGCGGTCACGTATCGGCGACTTTCCGAGCCAGTTCAGCATCGTCTCCATCGGCGAGGTCACCCGCTCGGTAGCCGCTAGCTCCAGTTCCATGGAACTCCCCCAGGCGCACATCCTCACCGTCGGTACCGAGGACGTCACCGGCATCGGCATCGCGATTGGCGACGCGCTCTCGCGGTGGGACGAAAGCGAGGGGGAAGCCGAAGACGGAGACGAAGTCAAAGCCGGAGGTGAAGGCGGATATTCGAACTCAAAGTCGAACTCAAAGTCGAACTCAAAGTCGAACTCGAACTCGAGCTCGAACCCGAACTCGAACTCGAACTCAAACCAGCACCCCATCCTCTGGTTCGAATCACTCACACCGCTCCTCGAGCGCAAGGGTCTCGAGATGACCTTCCGATTCCTGCACGTAACCCTCGAGGAGATTCGCCGGGCCGACGCCGTCGCGTACGTCCACGTCGACTCGTCCGTCCAGGACAGGGAGACGATCACGACGCTCTCGCATCTCTTCGACGACGTCGTCGAACTCGAGTCGTGA
- a CDS encoding response regulator, with product MQTFRPTEPVDILLIEDNPGDIRLTEEAFKSALNEVRFQIATDGEEAVRFLHECEQDDDQPCPDLILLDLNLPRLDGFSILEMLKDDFDHPSPPVLVLSSSTAREDIVKSYERAANAYLTKPDSPDEFDSMVRAVEDFWIESVQHPPIEF from the coding sequence GTGCAGACGTTCAGACCAACGGAGCCCGTCGATATTCTCCTCATCGAGGACAACCCAGGTGACATTCGGCTCACCGAGGAGGCATTCAAATCGGCTCTGAACGAGGTACGCTTTCAGATTGCGACTGACGGCGAGGAAGCCGTTCGATTCTTACACGAGTGCGAACAGGACGACGACCAGCCCTGTCCCGATCTGATCCTGCTCGATCTGAACCTTCCCCGACTCGACGGATTTTCGATTCTCGAGATGCTGAAAGACGACTTTGACCACCCGTCCCCGCCGGTACTGGTCCTCTCGAGTTCGACGGCCAGAGAAGACATCGTCAAATCATACGAACGGGCCGCCAACGCCTACCTGACCAAACCCGATTCGCCGGACGAGTTCGATTCGATGGTGCGAGCGGTCGAGGATTTCTGGATCGAGTCGGTACAGCATCCGCCGATCGAGTTCTGA
- a CDS encoding VOC family protein, translating into MTDHLPGSTRIGRTALTVANLEKSIEFYRDVVGLVVRAKSEAAATLGTETEPLLELRRDADAQPRNRNQAGLFHNAFEVTSRAALGATLERIRDRWTLNGASDHYVSEALYLDDPEGNGVEIYCDRPQSAWPRRDDGTVRIGTIPLDLEAVAAESDRAATVPDGTTVGHVHLETTSLEAAREFYVETLGFQVQTEIHGALFVSAGGYHHHLGVNAWAGRSQPRPADGRGLAWVELLVPSTTALETIRDRLDVTGVSVTERESGFETTDPDGVTVRIRIA; encoded by the coding sequence ATGACTGACCACCTCCCGGGTTCGACGCGCATCGGTCGCACCGCGCTGACCGTCGCGAACCTCGAGAAATCGATCGAGTTCTATCGAGATGTCGTTGGGCTCGTCGTCCGAGCGAAAAGTGAGGCGGCGGCAACGCTTGGCACCGAGACGGAGCCGTTGCTCGAGCTTCGCCGAGACGCTGATGCCCAGCCACGAAATCGGAACCAGGCGGGGTTGTTCCACAACGCCTTCGAGGTCACCTCGAGGGCCGCACTCGGGGCCACACTCGAGCGGATTCGCGACCGATGGACGCTGAACGGCGCCTCCGACCACTACGTCAGCGAGGCACTGTACCTCGACGATCCCGAGGGTAACGGCGTCGAGATATACTGCGACCGACCGCAATCGGCGTGGCCGCGCCGCGACGACGGAACGGTTCGGATTGGCACGATTCCGCTGGATCTCGAGGCCGTCGCCGCCGAGTCGGACCGAGCGGCGACCGTTCCCGACGGGACGACGGTCGGCCACGTCCACCTCGAAACGACCTCGCTCGAGGCCGCTCGCGAGTTCTACGTCGAGACGCTGGGGTTTCAGGTTCAGACCGAAATCCACGGAGCACTGTTCGTCTCAGCGGGCGGCTACCACCACCACCTGGGCGTAAACGCGTGGGCTGGCCGATCACAGCCACGACCGGCGGACGGCCGCGGGCTGGCGTGGGTCGAACTGCTCGTTCCGAGCACGACGGCCCTCGAGACGATCCGTGATCGGCTGGACGTCACCGGCGTCTCCGTAACGGAGCGTGAGAGCGGATTCGAGACCACCGATCCCGACGGGGTCACGGTTCGCATCAGGATCGCCTGA
- a CDS encoding cobalamin-independent methionine synthase II family protein, with protein MSSDLSIQTTHVGSLPRSDALRELLRRDDDSRSEAFEAAVSEAVRDVVRKQAEAGIDVANDGEQSRLAYSVDVTNRLSGYSDRFAERDLPADLEEYPEFAEHALGDIDNIGGPIATGPIEYVGEEALERDLARFDEALEETGVSFSDRFHTAPSPGAVLRFTDSTYHDSNEAYIFDLAESLRTEYEIIVDSGAQLQIDAPELLAGFTITYKDASTDEFCDQVETYVEAINVALGDVPSDRVRLHACWGNYPGPHHHDVALGDVIDKFYEADVSGLVVEGANPRHNHEYRTIAEHPLPDDWTLVPGVIDVKTNIVEHPEVVADRLERFAESVGDPSRIVAGCDCGFETVMTANLVYPALVWKKLESLVQGAELASNRLA; from the coding sequence ATGTCCAGTGACCTGTCCATCCAGACGACGCACGTCGGAAGCCTTCCCCGGTCGGACGCACTCCGCGAATTGTTGCGACGCGACGACGATTCACGTTCAGAGGCGTTCGAAGCCGCCGTCAGCGAGGCGGTCCGCGACGTGGTTCGCAAACAGGCCGAAGCGGGAATCGACGTCGCGAACGACGGCGAACAGAGTCGCCTCGCGTACTCGGTCGACGTGACGAACCGCCTCTCCGGGTACTCGGACCGATTCGCCGAGCGCGACCTGCCGGCCGACCTGGAGGAGTATCCCGAGTTCGCCGAGCACGCGCTGGGTGACATCGACAACATCGGCGGACCGATCGCGACGGGCCCCATCGAGTACGTCGGGGAGGAGGCCCTCGAGCGGGACCTGGCTCGCTTCGACGAGGCACTCGAGGAGACGGGCGTTTCCTTCAGCGATCGATTCCACACCGCGCCGTCGCCGGGAGCCGTCCTCAGGTTCACCGACTCGACGTATCACGACTCGAACGAGGCGTACATCTTCGACCTCGCGGAGTCGCTCCGGACCGAGTACGAGATCATCGTCGACAGCGGCGCCCAGTTACAGATCGACGCGCCGGAACTGCTCGCCGGGTTCACGATCACCTACAAGGACGCCTCGACCGACGAGTTCTGCGACCAGGTCGAAACCTACGTGGAGGCGATCAACGTCGCACTCGGCGACGTCCCGTCCGACCGCGTTCGACTCCACGCCTGCTGGGGGAACTACCCGGGTCCTCACCACCACGACGTGGCGCTTGGCGACGTCATCGACAAATTCTACGAGGCCGACGTTTCGGGTCTGGTCGTTGAAGGCGCGAACCCTCGACACAACCACGAGTACCGAACGATTGCGGAGCACCCGCTCCCCGACGACTGGACGCTCGTTCCCGGCGTGATCGACGTGAAGACGAACATCGTCGAGCACCCCGAGGTCGTCGCGGACCGACTCGAACGGTTCGCCGAGAGTGTCGGCGACCCGTCGCGAATAGTCGCCGGTTGCGATTGCGGTTTCGAGACGGTGATGACCGCGAACCTCGTCTATCCGGCGCTCGTGTGGAAGAAACTCGAGTCACTGGTCCAGGGTGCGGAACTCGCCTCGAACCGGCTCGCGTGA
- a CDS encoding PQQ-dependent sugar dehydrogenase, which produces MSEQPGDDERSTRPYESAATGNSRWWPTTRRRLLQATAAAGGLAAVGNTILAQETGTIELGGETSGWQGIAPDEIEGESNPTLELEEGATYELTWENLDGQAHNVVIVDSDGEELERTELLAGEGETQTLEFEATSEMAEYYCEPHAGTMRGEVSVGGDTDDETGDESGDGEAPAFFDPGAEIGLQSIAEGMTAPTDFAVIEGGQDQDQDQDQDQDQDQDQYLVADQTGELWLVDGDGRREEPFLDVSDRLVELGTFEGSYADPNQDYDERGLLGVEVHPNFDDNCRFFVHYSAPPNDETPDGWSHVEVISEFHASSDRSEGDPDSETVLLEFQKPQYNHDAGPMAFGPDGYLYVPMGDGGGANDDMEGHVEDWYDENAGGNGQNVTDTLLGGIHRIDVDAEGDDRPYAIPDDNPLVDVDDAIDEYYAWGFRNPFGISFDSDGRLFVSDAGQDLYEEANLVEAGGNYGWNVKEGTHCFSTDSPSDPPADCPDAAPDEPPYNGQELQDPIVEYPHVYEGETVGITIIGGHVYEADQLEELNGKYVFGDWTADPARQAPAGRLLAASEPTDGDSDENGGSEDDGSSEDDGSSDDDGSSDDDETTDTNSSDDGDGEEGDVEAVPRDELWEMEELQVSGTDDGSFPYFVRQFGQDGDGNVYVLANREGVPSGDTGVVMKIVSPDEGDDISVPDDGADEQEADEEATEDTQDEPIDEDDEGEGDEASDNETDDGTDSNETNGNETDDET; this is translated from the coding sequence ATGAGCGAACAACCAGGCGACGACGAGCGATCGACTCGTCCGTACGAATCCGCAGCGACCGGGAACTCCCGCTGGTGGCCGACCACGCGGCGACGACTGCTCCAGGCGACCGCCGCTGCGGGCGGTCTCGCCGCGGTCGGTAATACGATCCTCGCCCAGGAGACCGGAACGATCGAACTCGGGGGCGAGACGAGTGGGTGGCAAGGAATCGCTCCGGACGAAATCGAAGGTGAATCCAACCCGACGCTGGAACTCGAGGAAGGGGCGACGTACGAACTCACGTGGGAGAACCTCGACGGCCAGGCACACAACGTCGTCATCGTCGACAGCGACGGCGAGGAACTCGAGCGCACCGAACTCCTGGCCGGGGAAGGGGAGACCCAGACGCTCGAGTTCGAGGCGACGAGCGAGATGGCGGAGTACTATTGTGAACCGCACGCGGGGACGATGCGCGGGGAGGTCTCGGTCGGCGGTGACACCGACGACGAAACCGGCGACGAGTCGGGAGACGGCGAGGCGCCAGCGTTCTTCGATCCGGGGGCCGAAATCGGACTCCAGTCGATCGCGGAGGGGATGACGGCTCCGACCGACTTTGCTGTGATCGAGGGGGGTCAGGACCAGGACCAGGACCAGGACCAGGACCAGGACCAGGACCAAGACCAGTACCTCGTCGCCGACCAGACGGGCGAACTCTGGCTCGTCGACGGCGACGGACGGCGGGAGGAACCGTTCCTCGACGTGAGCGATCGGCTGGTCGAACTCGGCACGTTCGAAGGATCGTACGCCGATCCGAACCAGGACTACGACGAACGGGGTCTCCTCGGCGTGGAAGTCCACCCGAACTTCGACGATAACTGTCGCTTCTTCGTTCACTACAGCGCGCCGCCGAACGACGAGACGCCCGATGGGTGGAGTCACGTCGAAGTAATCTCGGAGTTCCACGCGTCGAGCGACCGGAGTGAAGGCGACCCGGACTCGGAGACCGTCCTCCTTGAGTTCCAGAAACCACAGTACAACCACGACGCGGGGCCGATGGCCTTCGGACCCGACGGCTACCTGTACGTCCCGATGGGTGACGGCGGTGGCGCGAACGACGACATGGAGGGCCACGTCGAGGACTGGTACGACGAGAACGCGGGTGGAAACGGACAGAACGTCACCGATACCCTCCTCGGCGGCATCCATCGGATCGATGTCGACGCGGAGGGCGACGACAGGCCCTACGCCATCCCGGACGACAACCCCTTGGTCGACGTGGACGATGCCATCGACGAGTACTACGCGTGGGGATTCCGGAACCCGTTCGGTATCTCGTTCGACAGCGACGGGCGACTGTTCGTCTCCGACGCCGGGCAGGACCTCTACGAGGAGGCGAACCTCGTCGAGGCCGGCGGCAACTACGGCTGGAACGTCAAGGAGGGGACTCACTGCTTCAGTACGGATAGCCCGAGCGATCCGCCCGCAGACTGTCCGGACGCCGCTCCCGACGAACCGCCGTACAACGGCCAGGAACTACAGGATCCGATCGTCGAGTACCCCCACGTCTACGAGGGGGAGACGGTCGGAATCACGATCATCGGCGGCCACGTGTACGAGGCTGACCAGCTCGAGGAATTGAACGGCAAGTACGTCTTCGGCGACTGGACGGCTGATCCGGCGCGCCAGGCGCCGGCGGGTCGACTCCTCGCGGCGTCCGAGCCCACCGACGGGGATTCGGACGAAAACGGAGGTTCGGAGGACGACGGAAGTTCGGAGGACGACGGAAGTTCGGATGACGACGGAAGTTCGGATGACGACGAGACGACGGATACCAACTCGAGCGACGATGGTGATGGCGAAGAAGGAGACGTCGAAGCCGTCCCCCGCGACGAACTCTGGGAGATGGAAGAACTCCAGGTCTCGGGGACCGACGACGGTTCCTTCCCCTACTTCGTTCGGCAGTTCGGCCAGGACGGCGACGGTAACGTGTACGTCCTCGCGAACCGGGAGGGTGTTCCGTCGGGCGACACGGGAGTCGTCATGAAGATCGTGTCACCGGACGAGGGAGACGACATCTCGGTACCCGATGACGGGGCTGACGAACAGGAGGCGGACGAGGAGGCGACCGAGGACACCCAGGACGAGCCAATCGACGAGGACGACGAGGGCGAGGGTGACGAAGCTAGCGATAACGAAACCGACGACGGAACCGACAGCAACGAAACCAACGGCAACGAAACCGACGACGAGACGTAA
- a CDS encoding M14 family metallopeptidase — MEHEHDATDTHEAEATFDTVPINRRDFVRLSAALGGVLALPGNAIADLEDSAMTDEYEYVVNHTPDEYAVATLIQFEEESGIDDLLGLDLEVEIDDDWILEEPPAAYAQLTTAEVEEVLEIPTAEELSYTPGSNPFWRLGYYPLGVFPAPHRAVDFIDYEQMISGMEYLESEHAERLNFYALADAENPHDVEFGTSPGHHNRLTDRYDPKDLHVAEITNDIDEIRGTEEFENRQKVMFEASMHGLERAGPEACYRFIERVLTGREQEFERLLDECVLIILSCNPDGWVARSPQYDSGWQTGGPGATHPRLPAAPLHERGNAEVYDTNRQYPTVGWIDPSHHPGEPNEHRWAKDNPHDIIDKVPDAMGVVEHFRGYENLTHGADLHAMFWNSDFILGLINQIEYTQNEFHDLYEMNRTLETNLEEAMDDWETLAEVQEEATGKFNPEVLMPTLPETAYDYSTIWDTIGYTITGGLIGFMGASEDLGGLDVTTMAFEMAYSHMIGGNVYNPELADKWVTGYIAAMKTMTDYALRDVDSEVVTRDGEPTEIAYVTTDELTRSSDDLSFLQDDDTDSGGSELASTEHELIVDAESTETLTFDVADDLHTLSVHAHAPYGLVDVVLRDPNGNKVRSYRPSTFNGDRHHHIPPMVVKEPAGGEWTLDVESLMTEEATELHAHVGTLQSEADNPDPRDALGFEQEAYEVTPLAFFDDFEAENELLTTVALTPEEVAEAGVDADHLVVVHDDRGDDPEGYAAAIDDFVESGGNLVVTDTGLHLLADLETAPGIGEGDVIDETFGVSHLEEKDEEHPLLTDTRPIQRMTWKVAPLGYPYANDAPMTLLDADAFETSGGTVAGTTDDLVSCGSIFTDNEEWRGIHAIGGLFPPASQQELHPFGLKNYVLAYFGFTVLVNALGMEQRRFVNGEVVRTVGDRKQGPPFAADGEREDSGSLFTGGQTNRIELNVEATEPVLVRDTVPEDWTAHEEYGDVEATTPALNGGTHVYFGLQDAQSVSENLTHFAEAPDDLLDTGEYTFGPIAVSRDTGDDGTLTDREWILLGGTDRDVTVVAEEG; from the coding sequence ATGGAACACGAACACGATGCAACTGACACGCACGAAGCCGAGGCGACCTTCGATACCGTACCGATCAACCGACGCGACTTCGTACGACTCTCTGCTGCACTAGGTGGCGTCCTGGCCTTACCTGGCAACGCTATCGCTGACCTCGAAGACTCGGCGATGACCGACGAGTACGAGTACGTCGTCAATCACACACCCGACGAATACGCCGTCGCGACGCTGATCCAGTTCGAGGAGGAGTCGGGGATCGACGACCTGCTCGGACTCGACCTCGAGGTCGAGATCGACGACGACTGGATTCTCGAGGAGCCACCCGCAGCCTACGCGCAACTCACGACGGCGGAGGTCGAGGAGGTACTCGAGATTCCAACCGCCGAGGAGTTGAGTTACACGCCCGGGTCGAACCCCTTCTGGCGACTGGGTTACTATCCCCTCGGCGTCTTCCCGGCACCGCACCGCGCAGTCGACTTCATCGACTACGAGCAGATGATCAGCGGGATGGAGTACCTCGAGTCCGAGCACGCAGAGCGGCTCAACTTCTACGCCCTCGCGGACGCGGAGAACCCGCACGATGTCGAGTTCGGGACGAGTCCCGGCCACCACAACCGACTGACCGACCGGTACGATCCGAAAGACCTCCACGTCGCCGAGATCACGAACGACATCGACGAAATCCGCGGGACTGAGGAGTTCGAGAACCGGCAGAAGGTAATGTTCGAGGCCTCGATGCACGGCCTCGAGCGCGCCGGTCCCGAGGCGTGTTATCGCTTCATCGAACGGGTACTCACGGGACGTGAACAGGAGTTCGAGCGACTGTTGGATGAGTGCGTGCTAATCATCCTCTCGTGTAATCCCGACGGCTGGGTGGCTCGCAGCCCGCAGTACGATAGCGGCTGGCAGACCGGGGGGCCTGGTGCGACGCATCCACGGCTTCCCGCAGCACCACTCCACGAGCGAGGGAACGCCGAGGTGTACGACACGAACCGGCAGTACCCCACCGTCGGGTGGATCGATCCATCCCACCACCCCGGCGAGCCGAACGAGCACCGCTGGGCGAAGGACAATCCACACGACATCATCGATAAGGTGCCCGACGCGATGGGCGTCGTCGAGCACTTCCGTGGGTACGAAAACCTCACCCACGGCGCCGACCTCCACGCGATGTTCTGGAACTCGGATTTCATCCTGGGACTCATCAACCAGATCGAGTACACCCAGAACGAGTTCCACGACCTCTACGAGATGAACCGGACCCTGGAGACGAACCTCGAGGAGGCGATGGACGACTGGGAGACGCTCGCCGAGGTCCAGGAGGAGGCCACCGGCAAGTTCAACCCCGAAGTCCTCATGCCCACGCTGCCCGAGACGGCCTACGATTACTCGACCATCTGGGACACGATCGGCTACACGATCACCGGCGGGCTCATCGGCTTCATGGGCGCCAGCGAGGACCTGGGCGGCCTCGACGTGACGACGATGGCGTTCGAGATGGCCTACAGCCACATGATCGGGGGGAACGTGTACAATCCCGAGTTGGCCGACAAGTGGGTGACGGGCTACATTGCGGCGATGAAGACGATGACCGACTACGCGCTCCGCGACGTCGACTCCGAGGTCGTCACCCGCGACGGCGAACCCACGGAGATCGCCTACGTGACGACCGACGAACTCACGCGCTCGTCGGACGACCTCTCGTTCCTGCAGGATGACGATACCGATAGCGGCGGAAGCGAACTCGCCAGCACCGAGCACGAGCTCATCGTCGACGCCGAATCCACCGAGACGCTGACGTTCGACGTCGCCGACGACCTGCACACGCTGTCGGTACACGCCCACGCGCCGTATGGCCTCGTCGACGTCGTGCTTCGCGATCCGAACGGGAACAAGGTCCGCTCGTACCGGCCCTCGACGTTCAACGGCGATCGACATCACCACATCCCGCCGATGGTCGTGAAAGAGCCGGCGGGCGGCGAGTGGACGCTCGACGTCGAGAGCCTGATGACCGAGGAGGCGACGGAACTCCACGCTCACGTCGGGACGTTGCAGTCGGAGGCCGACAACCCGGATCCTCGAGACGCGCTCGGCTTCGAGCAGGAGGCGTACGAGGTGACGCCGCTGGCGTTCTTCGACGACTTCGAGGCGGAGAACGAACTGCTCACCACGGTCGCGCTCACACCCGAAGAGGTGGCCGAAGCGGGGGTCGACGCCGACCACCTCGTCGTCGTCCACGACGACCGCGGCGACGACCCCGAGGGCTACGCAGCAGCGATCGACGACTTCGTCGAGTCGGGCGGCAACCTCGTGGTGACCGACACTGGTCTCCACCTGCTCGCAGACCTGGAGACCGCACCCGGCATCGGCGAGGGCGACGTTATCGACGAGACGTTCGGCGTCAGTCACCTCGAGGAGAAAGACGAGGAACACCCGCTGCTCACCGACACCCGCCCGATCCAGCGGATGACGTGGAAGGTGGCACCACTCGGCTACCCGTACGCGAACGACGCGCCGATGACGCTGCTCGACGCGGACGCCTTCGAGACGTCCGGCGGAACCGTCGCCGGGACGACCGACGACCTGGTGAGCTGCGGTTCGATCTTCACCGACAACGAGGAGTGGCGTGGTATCCACGCGATAGGCGGACTCTTTCCCCCGGCTAGTCAGCAGGAATTGCATCCCTTCGGGTTGAAGAACTACGTCCTCGCGTACTTCGGGTTCACCGTCCTGGTCAACGCGCTCGGCATGGAGCAGCGGCGGTTCGTGAACGGCGAGGTCGTCCGGACAGTCGGCGACCGCAAGCAGGGTCCGCCGTTTGCGGCCGACGGCGAGCGCGAGGATTCGGGCTCGTTGTTCACCGGTGGGCAAACGAATCGCATCGAACTGAACGTCGAGGCCACCGAACCGGTTCTGGTCCGCGACACGGTGCCGGAAGACTGGACAGCCCACGAGGAGTACGGTGACGTCGAGGCGACGACGCCGGCGTTGAACGGTGGTACGCACGTCTACTTCGGCCTCCAGGACGCCCAATCGGTCTCCGAGAACCTCACGCACTTCGCGGAGGCTCCCGACGACCTGCTCGACACCGGTGAGTACACGTTTGGACCGATCGCCGTCTCGCGTGACACCGGTGACGACGGGACGCTCACCGACCGCGAGTGGATTCTGCTCGGTGGCACCGATCGCGACGTGACCGTCGTCGCGGAAGAGGGCTGA
- a CDS encoding winged helix-turn-helix transcriptional regulator, with protein MAVSKYEPSGDSCLLENDRRRTIYETVEAEPGLCLSTVSEESGVALSTVRYHVRVLEDENVIQSVTACGKRRYFPFSQDDVELRSVLFEPAKRRVLEALATLGPTHNARLATALECDSSTVSHHLSMLEDAGFVVRERDGRTVVNELAPTVESAIFEDWSNHESDESESRLEAEVA; from the coding sequence ATGGCGGTTTCCAAATATGAGCCATCTGGCGATTCGTGTCTGCTCGAAAACGATCGACGGCGGACGATTTACGAGACCGTCGAGGCCGAGCCCGGTCTCTGTCTCTCCACCGTGAGCGAGGAAAGCGGCGTCGCACTCTCGACCGTTCGCTATCACGTCCGCGTTCTCGAAGACGAGAACGTGATTCAATCGGTCACAGCCTGCGGGAAACGACGGTATTTTCCGTTCAGTCAGGACGACGTCGAGTTGCGAAGCGTCCTCTTCGAACCGGCAAAGCGACGGGTGCTCGAGGCACTAGCGACGCTGGGTCCGACGCACAATGCTCGCCTCGCTACCGCACTCGAGTGCGACTCGAGTACGGTTTCACACCACCTCTCGATGCTCGAAGACGCCGGCTTCGTCGTTCGCGAGCGTGACGGCCGGACAGTCGTCAACGAACTCGCTCCCACCGTCGAGTCCGCAATATTCGAGGACTGGTCGAATCACGAATCGGACGAGTCCGAGTCGCGACTCGAGGCTGAAGTCGCGTAA